A window of Hevea brasiliensis isolate MT/VB/25A 57/8 chromosome 14, ASM3005281v1, whole genome shotgun sequence contains these coding sequences:
- the LOC110650200 gene encoding uncharacterized protein LOC110650200 — protein sequence MATKNKVSLKLLIDKRSNRVLFAEAGKDFVDFLFTLLSLPVGTVIRLLKKPAMVGCIGNLYESLENLNEAYMQPNQSKDLLLKPTVPLTQLAHVPLLLPGTRPLKTEAGRKLYGCSYSGNHRCVTDQRGSPCSNCKNSMTYELPFIGTNTNNKSASNTATSNSEGGFVKGLVTYMVTDDLSVSPLSMISGVALLNKFSVKGFGALKEKMVEFGIDEPLIVFLWQGVELLKASLQSKTALTNISFTSRMATENKVSLKLLIDKKANKVLFAEAGKDFVDFLFTLLSLPVGTVIRLLKQPAMVGCIGNLYESLENLNEAYIQPNQSKDSLLKPTVPLTQLAHVPLLLPDTLPLKPEAGRKLYGCSKYSNHRCVTDQRGSPCSDCHYSMNYELTFIGTNTNNTSASNTATSSSEGGVVKGLVTYMVTDDLSVSPLSMISGVALLNKFSVMGFGALKEKMVEFGIDEGVELLKASLQSKTALTSVFLAKDEIKDAAAPN from the exons ATGGCTACCAAAAACAAAGTAAGCTTGAAGCTGTTGATCGACAAGAGATCGAATAGAGTCCTTTTTGCAGAAGCTGGAAAAGATTTTGTTGATTTCCTCTTCACCCTTCTCTCTTTGCCTGTAGGTACAGTGATTAGGCTGCTCAAAAAACCAGCAATGGTTGGTTGCATAGGAAATCTTTACGAGAGCCTTGAAAACCTTAACGAAGCTTATATGCAACCAAATCAAAGCAAGGACCTGCTTCTAAAACCCACTGTGCCATTAACCCAGCTCGCACATGTGCCTCTCTTGCTGCCTGGCACTCGTCCGCTAAAAACTGAGGCAGGACGAAAGTTGTATGGTTGTTCTTATTCTGGTAACCACCGGTGCGTTACTGATCAGAGAGGTTCTCCTTGTAGTAACTGCAAAAATTCAATGACTTATGAACTGCCGTTTATTGGCACCAATACAAATAATAAATCAGCTAGTAATACAGCAACTAGTAATAGTGAGGGAGGTTTTGTGAAGGGCCTGGTTACATACATGGTGACTGATGATTTGTCAGTGTCACCATTGTCAATGATCTCTGGTGTTGCTCTGCTGAACAAGTTTAGTGTAAAGGGTTTTGGTGCACTTAAGGAGAAAATGGTTGAGTTTGGCATTGATGAG CCCTTAATTGTGTTTCTTTGGCAGGGTGTGGAATTGTTGAAGGCTTCTCTCCAGTCAAAAACAGCTCTTACTA ATATCAGCTTTACATCAAGAATGGCTACCGAGAACAAAGTGAGCTTGAAGCTATTGATCGATAAGAAGGCGAACAAAGTCCTTTTCGCAGAAGCTGGAAAAGATTTTGTAGATTTCCTCTTCACCCTTCTCTCTTTGCCTGTGGGTACTGTGATTAGGCTGCTTAAACAACCAGCAATGGTTGGCTGTATAGGAAATCTTTACGAGAGCCTTGAAAACCTTAATGAAGCTTATATACAACCAAATCAAAGCAAGGACTCGCTTCTAAAACCCACTGTGCCATTAACCCAGCTCGCACATGTGCCTCTCTTGCTGCCTGACACTCTTCCTCTAAAGCCTGAGGCAGGACGAAAGTTGTATGGTTGTTCTAAATATAGTAACCACCGTTGCGTTACTGATCAGAGAGGTTCTCCTTGTAGTGACTGCCATTATTCAATGAATTATGAACTGACGTTTATTGGCACCAATACAAACAACACATCAGCTAGTAATACAGCAACTAGTAGTAGTGAGGGAGGTGTTGTGAAGGGCCTGGTTACATACATGGTGACTGATGATTTGTCAGTGTCACCATTGTCAATGATCTCTGGTGTTGCTCTGCTGAACAAGTTCagtgtt